One Sediminicola sp. YIK13 DNA segment encodes these proteins:
- the rimP gene encoding ribosome assembly cofactor RimP, whose amino-acid sequence MLKDKVTELLNQALEENQSLFLIDFKMSSDNKIKVTLDGDNGVTLKDCMAVSRTIEHNLDREEHDFALEVESAGATTPLVMPRQYKKNIGRILEVRSQDSNFEGKLTAATEDSITLEWKAREPKPVGKGKVTVQKKQEIAISDIQEAKVVLKF is encoded by the coding sequence ATGTTGAAGGACAAAGTAACAGAACTTTTAAATCAGGCCCTTGAGGAGAATCAATCACTGTTTTTGATTGATTTTAAAATGTCATCCGATAATAAAATCAAGGTGACGTTAGATGGTGACAATGGGGTAACGTTGAAAGACTGCATGGCGGTAAGTAGGACCATTGAGCACAATTTGGACAGGGAAGAGCATGATTTTGCCTTAGAAGTTGAATCTGCGGGAGCTACCACGCCTTTGGTTATGCCAAGACAGTACAAAAAGAATATAGGTAGAATATTAGAAGTAAGGAGTCAAGATAGTAATTTTGAAGGCAAACTTACGGCTGCAACGGAAGATAGCATCACTTTAGAGTGGAAGGCACGTGAACCCAAACCTGTGGGCAAGGGTAAAGTAACAGTTCAGAAAAAGCAAGAAATTGCGATTTCTGATATTCAAGAAGCAAAAGTTGTATTAAAATTTTAA
- the nusA gene encoding transcription termination factor NusA, with amino-acid sequence MENIALIESFSEFKDDKFIDRVTLMAILEDVFRNALKKKFGSDDNFDIIINPDKGDLEIWRNRVVVEDGEVEDPNEEISLTAARKIEPDFEVGEDVSEEVKLIDLGRRAILALRQNLISKIHEHDNTTIYKQFKDLEGEIYTAEVHHIRHKAIILLDDEGNEIIMPKDKQIPADFFRKGDNVRGIIESVELKGNKPVIIMSRTSPLFLEQLFFQEIPEVFDGLITIKKAVRIPGEKAKVAVDSYDDRIDPVGACVGMKGSRIHGIVRELGNENIDVINWTSNAQLLVTRALSPARVSSVKLDDEKMTAQVYLRPEEVSKAIGRGGHNIRLAGQLTGYEIDVFREGVEEDVELTEFSDEIEGWVIDELKKIGLDTARSVLEQDVNDLVKRTDLEEETILEVVRVLKEELED; translated from the coding sequence ATGGAAAATATTGCGCTGATAGAATCTTTCTCCGAGTTTAAGGATGATAAATTCATTGACAGGGTTACGCTGATGGCGATTTTGGAAGATGTGTTTAGAAACGCTCTTAAGAAAAAGTTTGGCTCAGATGACAACTTTGATATCATTATAAACCCTGATAAAGGAGATTTAGAGATATGGAGAAACAGAGTTGTTGTAGAGGATGGTGAGGTTGAGGATCCCAATGAGGAGATCTCACTTACTGCAGCGCGCAAGATTGAGCCCGATTTTGAAGTGGGTGAAGATGTTTCTGAAGAGGTGAAATTGATAGATTTGGGAAGAAGGGCAATTTTGGCATTGCGTCAAAACCTTATTTCTAAGATCCATGAACACGACAATACAACCATTTATAAGCAGTTCAAGGATCTGGAAGGTGAAATTTACACTGCAGAGGTTCACCATATTAGGCATAAGGCCATTATTTTATTGGATGACGAAGGCAATGAAATCATCATGCCAAAGGATAAGCAGATTCCTGCAGACTTCTTTAGAAAGGGTGATAACGTTCGTGGAATAATTGAAAGTGTGGAATTGAAGGGCAACAAGCCTGTCATAATTATGTCCAGAACTTCTCCCTTGTTTTTAGAGCAATTGTTCTTCCAAGAGATCCCAGAAGTTTTTGATGGTTTGATCACTATTAAAAAAGCGGTGCGTATTCCTGGAGAGAAAGCAAAAGTAGCGGTGGATTCCTATGATGATAGGATAGATCCAGTTGGTGCCTGCGTGGGAATGAAAGGTTCCCGTATACATGGTATCGTCAGGGAATTGGGGAATGAAAATATTGATGTTATCAATTGGACCAGTAATGCACAATTATTGGTGACAAGGGCATTGAGTCCTGCTCGTGTTTCCTCGGTAAAATTAGATGATGAAAAAATGACAGCCCAAGTATACCTAAGGCCAGAGGAGGTTTCCAAGGCTATTGGTAGGGGAGGTCACAATATAAGACTGGCCGGACAATTGACCGGTTATGAAATTGATGTATTCCGCGAAGGAGTGGAAGAAGATGTTGAATTGACTGAATTTTCTGATGAAATTGAAGGCTGGGTTATTGACGAGCTTAAGAAAATTGGGTTGGATACAGCAAGGAGCGTCCTCGAGCAGGATGTGAATGATTTGGTTAAACGTACAGATTTAGAAGAGGAGACAATTTTAGAAGTTGTGCGTGTGCTAAAAGAAGAATTAGAAGATTAA
- the infB gene encoding translation initiation factor IF-2 has product MADNATIRLNKVLRELNISLDRAVDFLGTKGHDVEARPTTKISNEVYQVLLDEFQTDMSKKVASKEVGEEKRKEKEALRQQLEQEQEEKRLAREKKAASEQVVKAKAELSGPKTVGKIDLSPKKKAQEPAAVEEAPVKAAEPVKEEKKKEEVVAEKPEVKAEVPAEKAKVEKPVATEKPAEKKVAEKAEKVEEKKAPAEEAEKTAENETLTTQYQKLSGPKITGDKIDLSKFAKPKKKKEVSKAGDSADKKKRRKRIVSTPGQKTGPRQSGTGPRGKNAPGGPRKAPGQRFSQGPKVEPTEEDVQKQVRETLEKLQGKSKKGKGAKYRRDKRDQHRQQTEKDLEQQELQSKILKVTEFVTASEVAVMMDVPTTKIISACMSLGIMVTMNQRLDAETLSIVADEFGYEVEFVSADIEETIEVAEDAPEDLKPRAPIVTVMGHVDHGKTSLLDYIRKENVIAGESGGITQHIGAYGVTLEGGQKIAFLDTPGHEAFTAMRARGAQVTDIAIIVVAADDAIMPQTKEAISHAQAAGVPIVFAINKIDKPTSNPDKIKEGLAQMNLLVEDWGGKIQSHDISAKIGTGVKELLEKVLLEAEILELKANPDRLATGTVVEAFLDKGRGYVSTVLVQSGTLKIGDYVLAGTCSGKIKAMQDERGNMVKEVGPSTPISILGLDGAPQAGDKFNVLEDEREAKQIAAKRAQLMREQSVRTQRHITLDEIGRRIALGEFKELNIILKGDVDGSVEALTDSFQKLTTDEIQVNIIHKAVGPITESDVLLASASDAVIIGFNVRPMGNARAMAEKEEIDIRMYSIIYDAINDLKDAMEGMLSPEMKEEISGTAEIRETFKISKIGTIAGCMVTSGKIFRNSNIRLIRDGVVIYTGELSSLKRFKDDVKEVAKGYDCGLQIKNYNDIRELDIVEAFQEVAVKKKLK; this is encoded by the coding sequence ATGGCAGATAATGCAACTATAAGGCTTAATAAAGTTCTACGGGAACTTAATATTTCACTGGACAGGGCGGTAGATTTCCTTGGGACCAAAGGTCACGATGTGGAAGCTAGGCCTACAACAAAAATTTCCAATGAGGTGTATCAAGTTCTTTTGGACGAGTTCCAAACGGATATGAGCAAGAAAGTTGCATCCAAGGAAGTTGGTGAGGAGAAGAGGAAAGAGAAGGAGGCACTGCGCCAACAATTGGAGCAAGAGCAAGAGGAGAAGAGACTCGCGAGGGAGAAAAAAGCCGCTTCAGAACAGGTAGTAAAGGCGAAAGCAGAGCTGTCTGGGCCAAAAACAGTAGGTAAGATAGATCTTTCCCCAAAAAAGAAGGCACAAGAGCCAGCTGCAGTTGAGGAGGCTCCTGTAAAAGCTGCTGAGCCGGTAAAAGAGGAGAAGAAGAAAGAAGAAGTTGTTGCGGAGAAGCCCGAGGTGAAAGCAGAGGTGCCCGCAGAGAAGGCAAAGGTTGAAAAACCTGTTGCGACCGAAAAGCCTGCTGAAAAGAAGGTGGCTGAAAAAGCAGAAAAAGTAGAGGAGAAAAAAGCTCCTGCTGAAGAAGCTGAAAAGACGGCTGAGAATGAAACGCTCACAACACAATACCAGAAACTTAGTGGTCCAAAAATCACTGGGGACAAGATAGATTTATCAAAATTTGCGAAACCAAAGAAGAAGAAAGAAGTTTCCAAGGCTGGTGACAGTGCTGATAAAAAGAAAAGAAGAAAACGTATTGTTAGTACCCCGGGTCAAAAAACAGGTCCGAGACAATCTGGCACAGGTCCAAGGGGTAAAAATGCACCAGGAGGTCCAAGAAAAGCACCTGGACAGCGTTTTAGCCAAGGCCCTAAAGTAGAGCCAACCGAGGAAGATGTTCAAAAACAAGTACGTGAGACCCTAGAGAAATTGCAAGGGAAATCCAAAAAAGGTAAAGGAGCAAAATACAGAAGGGACAAAAGGGATCAGCACCGTCAACAAACGGAGAAGGATCTTGAGCAGCAAGAATTGCAGAGCAAAATCCTTAAAGTTACCGAATTTGTTACGGCAAGCGAGGTAGCGGTGATGATGGATGTTCCTACCACAAAAATTATATCTGCGTGTATGTCCTTGGGGATCATGGTAACCATGAACCAAAGACTGGATGCGGAAACACTATCTATCGTAGCCGATGAGTTTGGGTATGAGGTAGAATTTGTTTCGGCAGATATCGAGGAAACTATCGAGGTGGCAGAGGATGCTCCGGAAGATTTGAAGCCTAGAGCTCCAATCGTGACCGTAATGGGTCACGTGGATCACGGGAAGACCTCTTTATTGGATTATATTAGAAAAGAAAATGTTATTGCCGGTGAAAGTGGGGGTATTACCCAGCACATCGGAGCATATGGTGTGACTCTTGAAGGAGGTCAAAAAATTGCATTTTTAGATACACCTGGTCACGAAGCGTTTACCGCAATGAGGGCTCGTGGAGCGCAGGTCACCGATATAGCCATTATTGTAGTGGCTGCGGATGACGCGATCATGCCACAGACAAAAGAGGCCATTAGCCACGCACAAGCGGCTGGTGTACCTATTGTCTTTGCGATCAACAAAATTGACAAACCAACATCAAACCCTGATAAGATCAAGGAAGGTTTGGCACAAATGAACCTATTGGTAGAGGATTGGGGAGGTAAAATCCAGTCCCATGATATCTCCGCCAAAATTGGTACAGGTGTTAAGGAGCTTCTGGAAAAGGTGTTGCTGGAGGCTGAAATATTGGAATTGAAAGCTAACCCAGACCGCTTGGCAACGGGAACCGTTGTTGAGGCGTTTTTGGATAAAGGAAGAGGATATGTTTCCACTGTTCTGGTGCAATCTGGAACGCTTAAGATAGGAGATTATGTTCTGGCCGGAACTTGCAGTGGTAAAATTAAGGCCATGCAGGATGAACGGGGCAATATGGTGAAAGAAGTAGGACCCTCTACGCCCATTTCCATTTTAGGACTGGACGGCGCGCCGCAGGCAGGTGATAAATTCAATGTCCTGGAAGATGAGAGGGAAGCCAAGCAGATAGCTGCCAAAAGAGCCCAGTTGATGAGAGAGCAGTCCGTAAGGACACAGCGTCACATTACCTTGGATGAGATTGGAAGACGAATTGCATTAGGTGAGTTTAAAGAGTTGAATATTATCCTGAAAGGGGATGTGGATGGTTCTGTGGAAGCATTGACAGATTCCTTCCAGAAATTAACGACCGATGAGATTCAGGTGAACATTATTCACAAAGCGGTAGGTCCAATAACAGAATCAGATGTATTGTTGGCTTCGGCTTCAGACGCGGTAATCATTGGATTTAACGTAAGGCCAATGGGTAATGCCAGGGCCATGGCTGAAAAAGAAGAAATAGATATTAGAATGTATTCCATTATCTATGATGCCATCAATGATCTAAAAGATGCCATGGAAGGTATGCTTTCTCCAGAGATGAAGGAAGAGATTTCCGGAACGGCAGAAATTAGGGAGACCTTTAAAATATCTAAAATTGGAACTATTGCAGGTTGTATGGTTACCAGTGGGAAGATCTTTAGAAACTCCAATATTCGTTTGATCCGTGATGGTGTAGTGATTTACACTGGTGAATTGTCCTCATTGAAACGTTTCAAGGACGATGTTAAGGAAGTAGCCAAAGGATACGACTGTGGTCTTCAGATTAAGAACTACAATGATATCAGGGAATTGGATATCGTAGAAGCTTTCCAAGAAGTAGCGGTTAAGAAGAAGCTTAAGTAA
- a CDS encoding SPOR domain-containing protein, protein MRTVFNSLILLFFSTASFAQQGTISIEQDPKIDALVQIYKSSPDIAAVYRIQIYFGSLNDAKDIKMQAEGDYPDWYSKIDFISPSYRVRIGQFKTKLDAERNLMDVRKKYPSAMLIQPEKKQS, encoded by the coding sequence ATGAGAACAGTTTTCAACTCCCTAATATTGCTATTTTTTTCTACAGCAAGTTTTGCGCAACAAGGAACAATTTCAATAGAGCAAGATCCAAAAATTGACGCCCTGGTCCAGATTTATAAGTCGAGCCCCGACATAGCGGCCGTATACAGAATACAGATATATTTTGGATCTCTCAATGATGCAAAGGACATTAAAATGCAGGCAGAAGGGGATTATCCAGATTGGTATTCCAAGATAGATTTTATCTCTCCAAGTTACAGAGTAAGGATAGGACAGTTTAAAACAAAGCTCGATGCAGAGCGCAATCTTATGGATGTTCGCAAGAAATATCCAAGCGCCATGCTTATACAGCCCGAGAAAAAACAGTCTTAA
- a CDS encoding c-type cytochrome produces MKKVPYRNQISKFLGISLVVFLLSSTSLFSQEEAVAADTEVAAEATASAGDPAKGKQLFNQNCAACHALDRKMTGPALAGVTERHDREWLYTWIKNSAGMIKSGDPAAVKIYNEYNQAAMTAFPTLSNADIDDILAYTDAPPVAAVVPPVPGAIPGQAPAASGISNELILGALVLVFGLLVVMLVLVNQTLRRIAEANGVVVEKDKAEKRTPIWKAFAQNQFLVLVTVIFLLLGSAYYVYGYFMQVGIDQGYAPVQPIHYSHKIHAGDNEIECKYCHSSARVSKHSGIPALNVCMNCHKSIYEYKGNPEGPSQEDLANGYTNDFYTGEIKKLYKAVGWDEENQKYTGDSQPVEWVRIHNLPDFAYFNHSQHVSVAGVECQTCHGPVEEMEIMYQYSPLTMGWCINCHRETNVKVEGNEYYDKIHEELSKKYGVETLTAAQMGGLECGKCHY; encoded by the coding sequence ATGAAAAAGGTTCCATACCGTAATCAAATTTCTAAGTTTTTAGGTATCAGTTTGGTAGTGTTTCTACTGTCTTCAACATCTCTTTTTTCTCAAGAGGAGGCTGTTGCAGCGGATACGGAGGTTGCTGCAGAGGCTACTGCGTCTGCGGGTGACCCAGCAAAAGGAAAGCAATTGTTTAATCAAAACTGTGCTGCTTGTCACGCTTTGGACAGAAAAATGACCGGTCCTGCTTTGGCTGGTGTTACTGAAAGGCATGATAGAGAGTGGTTGTACACTTGGATCAAGAACAGTGCAGGAATGATCAAATCAGGTGATCCTGCTGCCGTGAAAATCTACAATGAGTACAATCAGGCGGCGATGACTGCCTTCCCAACATTGAGCAATGCTGATATTGATGATATCCTTGCTTATACCGATGCTCCTCCAGTCGCGGCTGTGGTTCCTCCCGTACCAGGGGCGATTCCTGGGCAGGCGCCTGCTGCATCCGGAATTTCAAATGAGCTTATTTTGGGTGCCTTGGTATTGGTATTCGGCTTATTGGTGGTAATGCTGGTATTGGTCAATCAGACCTTGAGACGTATTGCTGAGGCCAATGGTGTTGTGGTAGAAAAAGATAAGGCGGAGAAAAGAACGCCAATCTGGAAAGCTTTTGCCCAAAACCAATTTTTAGTTTTGGTTACCGTTATCTTCCTTCTTTTGGGGAGTGCCTATTACGTATATGGCTACTTTATGCAAGTTGGTATTGATCAAGGGTACGCCCCGGTGCAACCAATTCACTATTCGCACAAGATCCATGCGGGTGACAATGAAATAGAGTGTAAATACTGTCACTCTTCTGCAAGAGTTTCCAAGCATTCTGGAATTCCTGCTTTGAATGTTTGTATGAACTGTCATAAATCCATTTACGAATACAAAGGAAACCCAGAAGGTCCAAGTCAAGAGGATTTGGCAAACGGGTACACCAATGATTTTTATACAGGAGAAATTAAAAAACTTTACAAAGCCGTTGGTTGGGATGAGGAGAACCAGAAGTATACTGGTGATTCACAACCTGTAGAATGGGTGAGAATCCACAACCTTCCTGACTTTGCTTACTTTAACCACTCGCAACACGTTTCCGTGGCCGGGGTTGAATGTCAGACCTGTCACGGTCCTGTTGAAGAAATGGAAATAATGTACCAATATTCACCATTGACAATGGGGTGGTGTATCAACTGCCATAGGGAGACCAATGTAAAGGTTGAAGGTAACGAGTACTACGATAAGATACATGAGGAACTTTCCAAAAAGTACGGTGTAGAAACACTGACTGCCGCTCAGATGGGTGGATTGGAATGTGGTAAATGTCACTATTAA
- a CDS encoding TAT-variant-translocated molybdopterin oxidoreductase codes for MSSNKKYWKSEAELNPNDSIVETLRQNEFVQDIPVDEFLGNKDNLASTSTNRRDFLKYVGFSTAAASLAACEGPVIKSIPYVVQPERIIPGVANYYATTIANGFDFASILIKTREGRPIKVENNTDAKVNGGANARVQASVLSLYDSTRLQGPMFNGEPVEWTTLDNAVKAKLGSLKNSGKQIAILTQTYASPSTSRLVGDFKEAFGNVNHVVYDAVSEDAALSAFAAKYGERALADYDFEKAGLIVSFGADFLGDWQGGGYDSGYSKGRIPKNGKMSRHIQFESNMSLAGANADKRTALTPSQQKVALAKLYGQLNGTSVGGELPEKIAKAVEATAKEIQKAGSDAVVVTGLDDVNAQAVVLAINEMLQSKAFDAKAPKYVRQGNVAAVNQLIADMNAGTVGALIIDGVNPMYSLPNSADFAEGLKKVDLSVAFALNNTETAAVVQYVGASSHFLESWGDTEMKKGHYSLMQPTIKELFDTRQLQTALLKWMDSDKTYYEYIKETWGAGILGSGEWNQALHDGVFAASAAPAVDVETVAPMADAMESTAVPLASAISSLASSTSSGMELSLYSKIGMGDGQQANNPWLQEFPDPITRVSWDNYVTVSKADAEKLGLINENVANGGLNGSYAKLTVNGVSVDNVPVIIQPGQANGSVGLSFGYGRKAGMKDEMQTGVNAYVLYQGFAGEQAVSIEKSTGMHEFACVQLQKTLMGRGDIIKETTLEVFNTKDAHEWNEVPKVSLDHQEVDATSVDLWDSFDRSIGHHFNLSIDLNACTGCGACVIACHAENNVPVVGKEEVRKSRDMHWLRIDRYYSSEDTFAQDDQKKDDFAGLSGDQGSLGGFGELEDPASNPQVAFQPVMCQHCNHAPCETVCPVAATSHSRQGQNHMAYNRCVGTRYCANNCPYKVRRFNWFLYNNNDEFDYHMNNDLGKMVINPDVNVRSRGVMEKCSMCIQKTQKSILDAKRDGRTVKDDEFQTACSAACSNGAMKFGDINDSESEIAELKKSDRMYHLLEHVGTKPNVFYHVKVRNTNEA; via the coding sequence ATGTCATCAAACAAAAAATATTGGAAGAGCGAGGCGGAGTTAAATCCTAACGATTCCATTGTTGAGACGCTAAGACAGAATGAATTTGTCCAAGATATCCCAGTAGATGAGTTTTTGGGGAATAAGGACAATTTGGCATCCACTTCAACAAACAGAAGGGACTTTCTTAAGTACGTTGGGTTTAGCACAGCTGCAGCTTCTTTGGCTGCTTGTGAAGGACCTGTAATTAAGTCTATTCCTTATGTGGTTCAACCAGAGCGCATAATTCCTGGTGTGGCAAACTATTACGCTACAACCATAGCCAACGGTTTTGATTTTGCAAGTATCTTGATCAAAACACGTGAGGGCAGACCTATCAAGGTTGAGAATAATACCGATGCCAAAGTGAACGGAGGTGCAAATGCACGAGTTCAGGCTTCTGTATTGTCCTTATATGATAGTACAAGATTGCAAGGGCCAATGTTCAATGGGGAGCCTGTTGAATGGACTACTCTTGACAATGCGGTTAAGGCTAAATTGGGTTCTTTGAAGAATTCTGGAAAGCAGATCGCGATCTTGACACAAACTTATGCTAGTCCGTCTACCTCAAGATTGGTTGGTGACTTTAAAGAGGCTTTTGGCAATGTGAACCATGTGGTTTATGATGCTGTTTCTGAAGATGCTGCTTTAAGTGCCTTTGCTGCCAAATATGGCGAAAGGGCTTTAGCTGATTATGATTTTGAAAAAGCTGGACTTATTGTATCCTTTGGTGCTGATTTCTTAGGAGATTGGCAAGGTGGAGGATATGATAGCGGATATTCCAAGGGTCGTATACCGAAGAATGGAAAAATGTCCAGACACATACAATTTGAATCCAATATGTCTTTGGCTGGTGCCAATGCTGATAAGCGTACCGCTTTAACGCCATCACAACAAAAAGTGGCTTTGGCCAAGTTGTACGGTCAGTTGAACGGAACGTCTGTTGGTGGGGAACTGCCGGAAAAAATAGCCAAAGCTGTTGAAGCTACCGCAAAAGAGATCCAAAAAGCTGGATCTGATGCTGTAGTGGTAACAGGATTGGACGATGTCAATGCACAGGCTGTGGTATTGGCAATTAACGAGATGTTACAGAGCAAGGCTTTTGATGCCAAGGCTCCTAAATATGTAAGGCAGGGTAATGTAGCGGCGGTTAATCAGTTGATTGCCGATATGAATGCGGGAACTGTTGGTGCTTTGATCATTGATGGTGTAAACCCAATGTATTCATTGCCAAACAGTGCTGATTTTGCAGAAGGACTTAAAAAAGTTGACTTATCTGTAGCCTTTGCCTTGAATAACACTGAAACCGCTGCTGTAGTACAGTATGTTGGTGCTTCATCCCACTTTTTGGAATCATGGGGCGATACAGAAATGAAAAAAGGTCATTATAGCTTAATGCAACCTACGATAAAGGAGTTGTTTGATACGCGTCAGCTTCAGACTGCCCTTTTGAAATGGATGGATAGCGATAAGACGTATTATGAATATATCAAGGAAACTTGGGGTGCTGGAATCTTAGGTTCCGGAGAATGGAACCAAGCATTGCACGATGGTGTTTTTGCTGCATCGGCCGCTCCGGCAGTTGATGTTGAAACTGTAGCTCCTATGGCTGATGCCATGGAAAGTACAGCGGTGCCTTTAGCTTCAGCTATTAGCAGTCTGGCTTCTTCGACATCCTCAGGGATGGAGTTGTCCTTGTATTCCAAAATTGGAATGGGAGATGGGCAACAAGCCAACAACCCATGGTTACAAGAGTTTCCAGATCCTATTACAAGGGTTTCTTGGGACAACTATGTGACTGTTTCCAAGGCTGATGCTGAAAAGTTGGGCTTGATCAATGAAAATGTAGCCAACGGAGGTTTAAATGGTAGTTATGCCAAATTGACCGTAAATGGTGTAAGTGTAGATAATGTTCCTGTAATCATTCAGCCGGGACAGGCAAACGGTTCTGTGGGTCTTTCTTTTGGATATGGAAGGAAAGCAGGCATGAAAGATGAGATGCAGACGGGTGTTAACGCCTATGTATTGTATCAAGGTTTTGCTGGTGAGCAAGCAGTAAGCATTGAGAAATCTACCGGAATGCATGAGTTTGCATGTGTTCAATTGCAGAAAACATTAATGGGTAGAGGGGATATCATCAAAGAAACTACTTTGGAGGTGTTCAATACTAAAGATGCCCATGAATGGAATGAAGTGCCAAAGGTTTCTTTGGATCACCAAGAGGTAGATGCTACTTCTGTTGATTTATGGGACAGTTTTGATAGGTCCATAGGACATCACTTCAATCTATCTATAGATTTAAATGCCTGTACAGGATGTGGGGCATGTGTCATAGCCTGTCATGCAGAAAATAATGTTCCTGTTGTTGGTAAGGAAGAAGTGAGGAAATCTAGGGATATGCACTGGTTGCGTATCGATAGGTACTACTCTTCCGAAGATACCTTCGCACAGGATGATCAGAAAAAAGATGATTTTGCCGGATTATCGGGTGATCAAGGTTCATTAGGGGGATTTGGAGAGTTGGAAGATCCAGCGTCCAATCCACAGGTAGCCTTCCAGCCGGTAATGTGTCAGCACTGTAACCATGCTCCTTGTGAGACTGTTTGTCCTGTTGCTGCAACATCACATAGCCGTCAAGGTCAGAACCATATGGCATACAACAGATGTGTGGGTACAAGGTATTGTGCCAACAACTGTCCTTATAAGGTGCGTCGTTTCAACTGGTTCTTATACAACAACAACGATGAATTCGATTACCATATGAACAATGATTTGGGTAAAATGGTAATCAACCCTGATGTCAATGTACGTTCCCGTGGGGTAATGGAAAAATGTTCTATGTGTATTCAAAAGACACAAAAGAGTATTTTGGATGCCAAACGAGATGGTCGTACGGTTAAGGATGATGAATTCCAGACCGCTTGTTCCGCTGCATGTAGCAATGGAGCTATGAAGTTCGGGGACATCAATGATTCAGAAAGTGAGATTGCTGAGTTGAAAAAGAGTGACCGTATGTATCACTTATTGGAGCATGTAGGTACAAAACCTAATGTGTTCTATCATGTAAAAGTGAGAAATACAAACGAAGCATAA